In Angustibacter sp. Root456, the genomic window CGTGCCGCGGGTGACGCTCGTGACCCGCAAGGCGTACGGCGGCGCGTACATCGCGATGAACTCCCGCTCGCTCGGCGCGACGAGGGTCTTCGCGTGGCCGGGCGCCGAGCTCGCGGTCATGGGCGCCGTCGCGGCCGTGCGGATCCTGCACCGCCGCAAGCTCTCCGAGGTGCCGGACGACGCCCGCGCCGACGTCGAGGCCGAGCTGGCCGCCGAGCACGAGCAGCTGGCGGGCGGGCTGGACCGCGCCGTGGAGATCGGCGTGGTCGACGAGGTCGTCGAGCCCAGCGACACCCGTGGGGCCCTGGCGCGAGCCATCGTCGACGCACCCTCGGTGCGTGGCGAGCACGGCAACATCCCGCTCTGACGGCTGTCGAGCGGTCAGAGGTCAGCTGGCCCCTGACCTCGCGTTGCCCGGCAGATGGGCCTCAGAAGCCGATGGCTGTGGCCGCGCGTTCATAGCGGCGCGCTTCGTCCTCGACGTCGACGTGGGTTGCGTCGACGGACGCTGCCTGGCTGGTCGTCGCGATCCGGAACAGCAACGCGCGGGCCACCGCGGCCACGGACACGCCCGCATGGTGCAGGAGCGACGCCTCGGCGCCGTGCCAGCACAGGGCGTCGGCGATGACGACGCCTTCCGCGTACTGCGGCGGACGCCAGTACGGCGAGATGTCGATGACCGCCGGTGGCAGCGTGGGACTCACCAGGACGTTCCCCGTCAGGTCGGCGTGCACGAGCTGAGCCGGGCTCAGCGCGTCGTTCACTGCGTCGTTCACTGCGGCGTGTACCCGCTGGGCCACCGACGCCAGCTCCGGGTGGAAGACGATGGTGCGCTCCCCCCAGGCGACGCGGTCCGCGACGGCCCACTGGTCAGCGCGAGCGCCGAGACCATCCGGTCGGGGCAGGTGGGCCACCGCCTGGTGGAAGGCCCGGCCGGCGTCGAGGATCTGCAG contains:
- a CDS encoding TIGR02569 family protein — protein: MRAFAVQDPPRRLLGGQGTSWVCGDLVLKPGCGPVHHWLAEVLHEVAPVGFRLATPLRTVHGTWCWQGWSASRWVEGSEPDRTSRSGWLQILDAGRAFHQAVAHLPRPDGLGARADQWAVADRVAWGERTIVFHPELASVAQRVHAAVNDAVNDALSPAQLVHADLTGNVLVSPTLPPAVIDISPYWRPPQYAEGVVIADALCWHGAEASLLHHAGVSVAAVARALLFRIATTSQAASVDATHVDVEDEARRYERAATAIGF